AGAGCTCAATCAGGGCATCACAAATCGTCACCGGCATTTGGCCCATCTCCATCAGTCGGGCCGTCTCTGCCAGTACACCTGGCGCGCTGCGGGAGGCAATCTGTTCCGCCAGTTTCAGCAGGTGCCGGCGGTCCGGCCGCCCCATGCACTCCATCAGCATTGCCGCCGTCAGCGGCCGCTGACCGACGCTGAGCAGCTGATCCAGCAGACTAAGCGCATCCCGCATCGAACCGTTGGCCAGCCGTGCCAGATGAACCAGCAAATCTTCTTCGTACTCGACCTGCTCCTGCTGTAGGATTTTGCGAAGCTGCGCCGTGATGGTCTGGGCGTTCATCGCCGCAAAATCAAACCGCTGACAGCGGGACTGAATCGTCGGCAGAACCTTATTGGGCTCTGTCGTGGCAAAAATGAATTTTACATAGTCCGGCGGTTCTTCCAGAATCTTCAGCAGCGCGTTAAAGGCATTGGATGTGAGCATGTGCACTTCATCGATGATGTAGATTTTGAAGCGCGCCCGGGCCGGCCGGTAAATGGCGTTGGCAATCAGCTCCCGAACATGCTCGACCTTGTTGTTGGAGGCCCCGTCAATCTCAATCACATCGATATCATCGCCGGTATGGATTGACCGGCAGCTGTCGCACTCCAGACACGGGTGAACCGTCGGCTCCTTGGATTTCAGGCAATTCAGCGATTTGGCCAGGATGCGGGCCATCGTGGTTTTGCCCACCCCCCGGGTGCCGGTAAACAGATACGCATGGGCCACCCGCCCGGACAAGATGGCGTTTTTGAGGGTTTGCGCAACGGCTTCCTGCCCGACTACATCGTCAAAGGTCTGCGAACGGTACCGTCTTGCCAAAACCGTATAAGCCATACAATTGATTAATGATTATGGATTA
The Anaerohalosphaeraceae bacterium genome window above contains:
- the dnaX gene encoding DNA polymerase III subunit gamma/tau, which codes for MAYTVLARRYRSQTFDDVVGQEAVAQTLKNAILSGRVAHAYLFTGTRGVGKTTMARILAKSLNCLKSKEPTVHPCLECDSCRSIHTGDDIDVIEIDGASNNKVEHVRELIANAIYRPARARFKIYIIDEVHMLTSNAFNALLKILEEPPDYVKFIFATTEPNKVLPTIQSRCQRFDFAAMNAQTITAQLRKILQQEQVEYEEDLLVHLARLANGSMRDALSLLDQLLSVGQRPLTAAMLMECMGRPDRRHLLKLAEQIASRSAPGVLAETARLMEMGQMPVTICDALIEL